The Silene latifolia isolate original U9 population unplaced genomic scaffold, ASM4854445v1 chrun_scaffold_16, whole genome shotgun sequence genome includes a region encoding these proteins:
- the LOC141637227 gene encoding putative mitochondrial protein AtMg00860, with protein sequence MDLMNREFSPYLDQFVVVFIDDILVYSKNKEEQEKYLRIILQTLRENDLYAKLSKCEFSFDKVAFLGHVVSKKGVSVDPSKIEAVTKWEKPKNVADVRSFLGLDGYYRRFLKDFPKLAKPLTALMRKENRFKWDESCETAFLTLKERLTIAPILALPEGSEDFEVYTDASKHGLECVIMQRGRVIAYASRQLRPYEENYPTRDL encoded by the coding sequence atggatttgatgaatagagaGTTTAGCCCTTACCTTGATCAGTTTGTAGTAGTTTTTATTGATGACATATTGGTGTACTCTAAGAATAAAGAGGAACAAGAGAAGTATTTAAGAATTATTTTGCAAACCTTGAGGGAGAATGATTTATATGCTAAGTTGAGTAAGTGTGAGTTTTCGTTTGATAAAGTAGCATTTTTGGGACACGTAGTTTCAAAGAAGGGTGTGTCGGTTGATCCAAGTAAGATCGAAGCGGTAACTAAGTGGGAGAAACCAAAGAACGTGGCGGATGTGCGAAGTTTTCTGGGATTGGatggctactacaggaggtttCTGAAGGATTTCCCTAAGTTAGCTAAGCctttgacagctttgatgagaaaGGAGAATAGGTTtaagtgggatgagagttgtgaaacagCTTTTCTAACCttgaaggagcgtttgaccatagcACCTATATTAGCTTTACCAGAAGGGAGTGAGGATTTTGAGGTGTATACCGATGCTTCGAAACACGGATTGGAGTGTGTGATAATGCAAAGAGGGAGAGTAATCGCCTATGCTTCAAGACAACTGAGACCGTATGAAGAAAATTACCCGACGCGCGATCTGTAG